The following nucleotide sequence is from Cucumis melo cultivar AY chromosome 1, USDA_Cmelo_AY_1.0, whole genome shotgun sequence.
TAATGTAAAGAAGTTTAGCCgttgatttaaatttattcgATGGACGAATTTGGAGTTATTTTGTTGAAGGGTTAGAAACTTTGCATTATTCTAACTAATTTGGGTTGAccaagataaaagaaaaaaccaataaTTTTCACATTGAATTCATGATTCAAAAACAGAGAACACAATGTGTTGAATATTTATATACAATCCCCAATTCATAAATCCCCAATTAATGCATAAATCTACATATAAATGTTATACAACACATGGTGGTGGATTTTGAACCCCAAAAGTTGCAATCTTTGCATTCGAACATGAAGAAACAATGGTCGTATTCCTCAAGTTGGTGCCTCCATAAGTCAAGTTAATGTCCCTTAGTTCCACCCCCTCGCATGGAAGCAACTCACTACACTCCAACAATACTGCCACGTTCGTTGTTGATGTCCCACGAATGTTCTTGAAATGAACATCGCTGATCTTCCAATTTGAAACCTGCATGAAGGATTAGTTGCAGCTTCGGGTTAAAATCAATACTGAACTCAAAAGGTTAAACTCATCCGCATTATCATGAATAATAGTGTatatttttttacattgttGATAGTTGATTTTTGTTGCTTACCTTCTTCTTTTTAGTGCCATAGGTTTGGTCGATGATTATAGGATTTTTTACATTGTACATTACAATGTCCTCGAAGATTATTCCTGAGGCTAACCCCGAGATACGGCTAGCCCATGTCTTGATTCTTGCACCATTGGTGGCATTGAAAATGGTACAATTCTTTACTAAAACGTTGTAGACACTTTTCTCTTTTGAGTACTTGCCCAAGCTGCCCACGCTGAAGATGAATAACGAAAAGCTTTTAGATTTTCTTCTTTGTGTCTATTTAAtgtttaaacatttttttagaaGGTATATTGTTACCTGAGGCCATGTCCTGGGCCGCAAGTGACATTGGTGACAACGATATTCTCAGTACTGTGGCCGATGGAGACACAATCATCACCGGTGCCAATGACACTGTTGGTAATGGTGACCAATTTTGAGGTGCTAAGGTGCATTCCATCGGTGTTCGGACTATTATGTGGAGCTATAATTTTCATGTTAGTAGCAGTGAAATTGTAACAGTAGAATACGGAAGTGTGGAATCCCATGCTGTTTACTGAAGTGAGCCCATCAACGATCGTGTGATTTAATCTCGAGAATTTAATCGactacaaaaaaagaaaaaatcaatgaATAAATCAAAATCGTTAAAagaattttttcaaatatagcataaCGTATTAATAGAGACAAATCGAAAAGTTTCGAGTGTAAAACAGTTTGCAAtttaaaatgaaaggaaaataaATGATTGAGTTAGGCAAAATTCTATATGGTTAATTACGATTGGAAGAAGTTGGCAAAATCTGTTTTTCTTGCAGTCATTATAGGGCCAAACGGTGACGCCTTGACCGTCAAAGACGCCGGAGCCGGTGAGGATGAAGCCAGTAATATCTTCAATGGAGAACCATTCAGGAGATGAATATTCACTAATATCGGTTGTGGCCTTCACAGTTCCTTGATTTTCGAGGGTGATCGGAAAGCTTTTGCACGGACCGGCAAAAGTCACCGGACCCACCAGATATGTGCCTTGTGGGATCAAGAACTTCGCCGGACCGACTGTATTCCGGCAAGCTGCAATCCATGTTGTCATGAATGCCTGccaaatggaaaataaaaaatattataaacttTTCTGGTAAAAAGAAATGTTGAAATAATTATACCATTCGTATCCACcgaaaaaaatagaagaaaaatcGTGATAGGTTTAGAATTATATAACGGTAGAATTTAATagcaaaaaatatatacaatttcCTTTAGTTATCAATTTAAAGATAATCAACTCAAATTaaaatgtttgaattttgtGTGTTGATATTTCTCACCTGTGCATCATCGGTCTCCCCATCAGCTTTAGCTCCATGTTTTGTAACATCAAAAACTGACCCACCATTCTCATTTAGAACAATATTTGCCCTAATGTCATTCACCGTGCTGCCAATGTCGGGTAGAGTACCGATGCCAAGACGCCGGGGTGCTCCTGCAGGACGAAGAAACTGCTCATTTACTGTTGGTACGGTCACCTTAAGAAGATTTTCAGTGCCGGTGACGTCGTCCAAGGTGGCAGCAACCTTTGCAGAGCATTGCGAAGCAAATACTAAGAGAAGGATTTGAATGACGAGGCTAAGATTTCTTGTCATTGTGATGGTGAAGTGTCTTAAATAATTTGGATTCAGTGGCAAATTAGAGTGTTTTTTTCCTGGATATTTCTTCCCAACGATCACaagtatttatatatatatatatatatatatatatatgcatgtttaatggaaaaaataaatttagaaaattgGAACAAAGTTTGTTCAGTTTGGAGAATTATTTCTATTATAGAATATAATGTGTTGATTAGCtagtttgtttaattttctGCCTTCcatttttagttgttttttttttgtggtaaCAATAATTCAGTTCCTTAGATATGAGTTCAATTATTTGGGGTCAAGCTCATAAGTTTGGTAATGTGGAAGATTGTTGTAAAGATGATTAATCTGTAATTAACGTATATAGTTATTATCTATCTAAGATAATAATGGAGTTTTCATATCTCAAAATAAAATGGTATCTAAGAGTGGCACATGTGTATATTTCTTTTAATGAACATGTCTCTCTTTAAGTTGGTTTTACACGTTTATTCTTAGGAGAGATCTCACTTTTCTTGTGTAATCGAATATTAATTTGTTATTTTGGGTTTCATGAGCTTCAATACTATCGTAATTAAACTAGTTTGATATCATGTGTATTTCATCGTgtgtttttttttgtaaagtATACCATAATTTATCATTCATAAAGCATATTCTTTATTTCACTTCTTATTATATTAtgttttatataaaatattatatatttttctacCACAATATAATTAGAGTTTATTTCGATTCTTAATGCTTGCATTCAATGAACTCTTTAGACGGAACCAAAATTGAAGCTTATTCTTTGGTTTAAGCCCATTTGGTTTAGGACGTCAAAAGGCTGTATAAATTAAAAAGCCTTGTTTCTTCCTTTGTTGACAGATTTTTTAAAAGGTGAACGAGTTTAAGGAATTCATTTAGGTTTTCTGCAAATTTTGTGTATTAGAACTTACACGTGTGAACTATTATGTATAGTCATTCAAATAATGTTGGTCAAACTTCGACCTACGCAATGATTCAAATCACGAGTTTAGAAATGAGTGTGATGGGACCAAAGTCCCACGTCGCTTAAATAAGGAAACGATCTTGGGTATATGAGTGAGAACAACGATCTTTATTAGTATGAGGTCTTTTGAGATGGTACTAAAAGCAAAATCATAAGAGTGTATATCCAAAAGTAGACAATATCTTAAATATTTACAAGAATTTAATCTAGGGGCATTTTCTattgtttgtttaatttttttttgttatattttgtaagagaatttatttatttcaaagcattgaattttatgtttttttgaagaaaaaaaaaagatgaggtaaagttttgaaaacaacattttatgttttctgtgtattccaattttgaatttcaaaatttaaaatgtagaataatattaaataaatataaaaatgttgAGAAATGAAGTATGTcgttaattcaatttttttaaaaaataaaatatatatttgttggaaacgtaatagacccttacaatacaaatcaagaaacaagagaagaagattgttctcttattcacacaattgagaagaaagaacttgaataatatttcttaaacttgaatttcttactttctttcttatttacaaatgagaaaccttacacatatttatactagtagaaaagtatattaacaataaatatcaatacatgtgactattcatatatcaatgtatttagtgattattaactattccatgtatctcacatattcatgcatatttaataatgcaaattcatgtattaagtttagattaatttaacttcaacatcCTCCCTTAATCTAAACTTGAGCAACTCCAAGTTTTCCTCTGAATTTAACAAATAAGTCAAACTTGAGCGCCTTTGTAAAAATATCAGCCACTTGATCTTGAGTCTTGCAATATTTTACTATCACTTCTCCATCTTTAACCAAGTCTCTgataaaatgatatttgattCTAATATGCTTGCTTCTTCCATGGAAAACTGGATTCTTTGATAATGCTATGGCAGATCcattatcacaaaataaaacaGTTTCACATTTTTGAATacacttcaattcttttaacatCCACCGAAGCCATAAAGCTTGACATCCAGCTGCAGCTAACGAGATATATTCTGCTTCGGTTGTAGAAAGGGCAACAACAGAttgtttctttgaagtccatgaAAAAACACCTGAACCCATACTAAAAACATAACCAGATGTACTTTTATGATCATCCACATTACCACCCCAGTCACTATCACAAAAACCAAACATCACTGATTCTGAAACTTTCTtgtaataaattccaaaattaatGGTGCCAAGAATATAACGAAGAACTCTTTTTCCTGCTTCCCAATGACTTCTTTTCGGGTTTGTCATAAATCTGCTTAACATACTTACGGCAAAtaaaatatcaggtcttgttGCTGTCAAATACATTAAGCTTCTAACTAAGCTTCGATATAAACTTGGATCGACTGCTTCTCCAATATCATCCTTGCACAATTTCAAATTTGCATCCATGGGAGTGTTGCAAGGTGAAGCATTTTCCatccgaaatttttttagtaaatcatGAGCATACTTTTGCTGTGAAATGACAAtttctccttcattttgattaacTTCAATTCCGAGAAAGTAATGGATGAGACCCATATCACTCATCTCGAATTCATTTTTCATGGAATTCTTAAAATCATCACACAAAAATTTATCATTTCCAGTAAAAAGTAAATCATCAACGTAAAGAGAAACGATGAGAAATTTGCCATACTTGTCTTCTTTGACATAGAGTGCATGCTCATATGGACACCTTCGAAATCCTGTCTTTAGAAAAAAACTGTCAATACGACTGTACCAAGCTCGCGGAGCTTGCTTCAATCCATACAAAgcttttttcaacttgtacactttttcttcttctcccctTTGCACATAGCCCAAAGGTTGTGCAACAAATATCTCTTCCTTCAAGTGTCCATTCAAAAAAGCGGattttacatccattt
It contains:
- the LOC127148599 gene encoding exopolygalacturonase-like; translated protein: MTRNLSLVIQILLLVFASQCSAKVAATLDDVTGTENLLKVTVPTVNEQFLRPAGAPRRLGIGTLPDIGSTVNDIRANIVLNENGGSVFDVTKHGAKADGETDDAQAFMTTWIAACRNTVGPAKFLIPQGTYLVGPVTFAGPCKSFPITLENQGTVKATTDISEYSSPEWFSIEDITGFILTGSGVFDGQGVTVWPYNDCKKNRFCQLLPISIKFSRLNHTIVDGLTSVNSMGFHTSVFYCYNFTATNMKIIAPHNSPNTDGMHLSTSKLVTITNSVIGTGDDCVSIGHSTENIVVTNVTCGPGHGLSVGSLGKYSKEKSVYNVLVKNCTIFNATNGARIKTWASRISGLASGIIFEDIVMYNVKNPIIIDQTYGTKKKKVSNWKISDVHFKNIRGTSTTNVAVLLECSELLPCEGVELRDINLTYGGTNLRNTTIVSSCSNAKIATFGVQNPPPCVV